The following are encoded together in the Lathyrus oleraceus cultivar Zhongwan6 chromosome 3, CAAS_Psat_ZW6_1.0, whole genome shotgun sequence genome:
- the LOC127129789 gene encoding uncharacterized protein LOC127129789, whose translation MQQEDESLFDAWERYKELLRACPRYGLEQRLIIHTFYIRLIYNIKMTIDAAAGGAFMNKPYLEACALIEDMAQNHYRWGTERASSGTTYDEPINPRLNKPEPFKKNVVITPEKQVEEPVEPEKQKEEEVKDKEGEKDTKVYIPPPPYRPPISFPQRLKQTKLDNQYKKFVKVIEKLLVEIPFTKAITQIPSYAKFLKDILTNKRRLDDPKPLECNSITENKLAKNEKDLGSFSIPCALGNHDIDKALLDLGANVSLMPLAIGNRLNLGEMQPTRMSLQLADRSIKYPIGILENILVRIGQLYIPTGFVVMDIKEDEEIPILLGRLFLSTAGAIIDVKRGKMTFEVGDEKLEFILSKFLKAPSIDDSCYVIDIIDKCIRELDQEDPVETIKLPLTPIMEDEEFKDSYIYDNLHECLALTPKHMPCPKKPSIELKELPKNLRYEFLDEELNRPVKVSATLNGDETNQLLYVLRKYPTAL comes from the exons ATGCAACAAGAGGATGAATCACTTTTCGACGcttgggaaagatacaaagaaCTTCTAAGAGCCTGTCCACGCTATGGGTTAGAGCAACGACTTATAATTCATACCTTTTATATCAGACTCATCTACAATATCAAaatgaccatcgacgctgccgcaggtggTGCTTTTATGAACAAACCATACCTCGAAGCTTGTGCTCTCATTGAAGATATGGCACAAAACCATTACCGATGGGGAACGGAACGAGCATCG AGTGGAACTACTTACGATGAACCTATAAACCCTAGGTTGAATAAACCAGAGCCCTTCAAGAAAAATGTTGTGATCACACCCGAGAAACAAGTAGAGGAACCAGTAGAACCTGAGAAACAAAAAGAGGAAGAAGTTAAAGATAAGGAAGGAGAGAAAGATACTAAAGTTTACATACCACCCCCTCCTTACAGACCACCAATCTCATTTCCACAAAGACTTAAGCAAACCAAATTAGACAACCAATATAAAAAGTTTGTAAAAGTGATTGAGAAACTCCTTGTCGAGATTCCATTCACCAAAGCGATCACCCAAATACCATCTTACGCCAAGTTCCTTAAGGACATCCTAACCAACAAACGAAGACTTGATGATCCTAAACCCTTAGAATGCAATTCGATTACTGAAAATAAACTTGCTAAAAATGAGAAAGACCTAGGAAGTTTTTCTATACCTTGTGCTTTAGGAAATCATGATATCGATAAAGCACTCCTGGACTTAGGAGCCAACGTAAGCTTAATGCCTTTAGCCATTGGTAATAGGTTAAACCTAGGAGAAATGCAACCGACTAGAATGTCCCTTCAATTAGCTGATAGATCCATTAAATATCCAATAGGCATTTTAGAAAACATACTAGTTAGGATTGGCCAACTCTATATTCCTACAGgttttgttgtcatggacattaaagaagaCGAAGAAATCCCTATCCTTCTAGGTAGACTCTTCTTATCAACAGCAGGGGCTATcatagatgtcaagagaggaaaaATGACTTTCGAGGTAGGTGATGAAAAATTAGAATTTATATTATCAAAATTCTTAAAAGCACCATCCATAGACGACTCATGTTATGTCATCGACATCATCGACAAATGCATAAGAGAGTTAGACCAAGAAGACCCCGTTGAAACAATTAAATTACCTTTAACCCCCATAATGGAGGATGAAGAATTTAAAGACTCTTATATATATGACAACCTTCACGAATGCTTAGCACTCACCCCAAAACATATGCCATGTCCTAAGAAACCATCAATAGAGCTTAAGGAGCTACCTAAGAATCTAAGATACGAGTTTTTGGATGAAGAACTAAATCGTCCCGTCAAAGTAAGCGCCACCTTAAATGGTGATGAAACAAATCAACTcttatatgttttaagaaaatatcCCACAGCTCTATAA